One genomic window of Trachemys scripta elegans isolate TJP31775 chromosome 15, CAS_Tse_1.0, whole genome shotgun sequence includes the following:
- the HNF1A gene encoding hepatocyte nuclear factor 1-alpha isoform X3: MVKSYLQQHNIPQREVVDTTGLNQSHLSQHLNKGTPMKTQKRAALYTWYVRKQREVAQQFTHAGQGLVAEEPMGDDLPTKKGRRNRFKWGPASQQILFQAYERQKNPSKEEREALVEECNRAECIQRGVSPSQAQGLGSNLVTEVRVYNWFANRRKEEAFRHKLAMDTYSGPQPSSAPPLTSHNSSSLQPTPAISPSKVHDQPHLWEPSLSFSDIGMRYNQQPANEAESSSSNHHGNSSMVTTQTILHQVSPPGLEPSQNLLSTDTKLISAHGGPLPPVSTLTALHSLEQNPHSLSQQTQNLIMTSLPGVMAIGAGETSSLAPAFTNTGASTLVIGLTSTQAQSVPVINSMGSSLTTLQPVQFSQQLHPSYQQPIMQQVQSHINQSPFMATMAQIQSPHALYSHKSEVAQYAHTGLLPQTMVITDTANLSALTNLTPTKQVFTSESETHTESGIHTSVSQTPTIHLQNQDTTIQHLQPGHRLTPSPAVSSSSLVLYHSSDSTNSHSHLLPSTHSVIETFIPTQMASSTQ, encoded by the exons ATGGTGAAATCCTACCTCCAGCAGCACAACATCCCtcaaagggaggtggtggacaCTACGGGTTTAAATCAGTCTCACCTCTCACAGCACCTCAACAAAGGCACACCCATGAAGACCCAGAAGAGAGCTGCCCTCTACACCTGGTATGTCCGCAAGCAGCGAGAGGTGGCCCAGC AGTTCACCCATGCTGGTCAGGGACTTGTGGCAGAGGAGCCCATGGGAGATGACCTGCCCAccaagaaagggagaagaaaCCGCTTTAAGTGGGGTCCTGCCTCACAACAGATCCTATTCCAAGCTTATGAGAGACAGAAGAACCCgagcaaggaggagagagaagcatTGGTGGAGGAGTGCAACAG GGCAGAGTGCATTCAGCGTGGCGTCTCCCCATCCCAGGCCCAAGGTCTGGGCTCAAACCTGGTCACCGAGGTGAGAGTTTATAACTGGTTCGCCAACCGTAGGAAGGAGGAGGCCTTTCGGCACAAGCTAGCCATGGATACCTACAGTGGGCcgcagcccagctctgctcccccactGACCTCTCACAACTCTTCCTCCCTTCAGCCAACGCCTGCTATCTCGCCAAGCAAAGTCCATG ATCAGCCTCATCTGTGGGAACCAAGTCTCTCCTTTTCTGACATAGGAATGAGGTACAACCAGCAGCCAGCCAATGAGGCAGAGTCTTCCAGCAGCAATCATCATGGGAACAGTTCCATGGTGACCACCCAAACCATTCTTCATCAGGTCTCTCCCCCTGGACTGGAGCCAAGCCAGAACCTGTTGAGCACAGACACTAAGCTG ATCTCTGCTCATGGGGGACCTCTCCCTCCTGTCAGCACCCTGACCGCTTTGCACAGCCTAGAGCAAAATCCACACTCGTTGAGCCAGCAAACTCAGAATCTAATCATGACATCACTGCCTGGTGTTATGGCAATTGgagctggtgagacctcatcccTGGCACCAGCATTCACCAACACAGGGGCCTCCACCCTGGTAATAG GCCTAACCTCCACCCAAGCCCAGAGTGTTCCTGTGATAAACAGCATGGGAAGCAGCCTTACTACCCTTCAGCCTGTCCAGTTCTCCCAGCAGCTCCACCCATCTTACCAGCAGCCCATCATGCAGCAGGTCCAGAGCCACATCAATCAGAGCCCCTTCATGGCCACCATGGCCCAGATACAGAGCCCCCATG CTCTCTACAGCCACAAGTCTGAAGTGGCCCAATATGCACATACTGGCCTTTTACCCCAGACCATGGTGATAACAGATACAGCAAATCTCAGTGCCCTGACTAACCTGACACCAACCAAACAG GTGTTTACATCTGAATCAGAGACCCATACGGAGTCCGGGATCCACACGTCAGTGTCACAGACACCAACAATACATTTACAGAACCAAGACACAACCATTCAGCACCTTCAGCCAGGCCATCGCCTCACCCCGAGCCCAGCTG TCTCCTCTAGCAGCCTGGTGCTGTACCACAGCTCTGACTCCACCAACAGCCACAGCCACTTGCTGCCATCTACTCACAGCGTTATTGAGACCTTCATCCCCACACAGATGGCATCCTCCACTCAGTAA